One window of the Cryptomeria japonica chromosome 7, Sugi_1.0, whole genome shotgun sequence genome contains the following:
- the LOC131047264 gene encoding putative UPF0481 protein At3g02645, which translates to MELMKADEVKLDRHLWLIQIKEGLQFQDEEEEEKELCVSVFGVPKELLTVTPEAYIPQCVSIGPYHHWRSQLFEMERYKIAAAKRFERTITGKFEAVVEEIKKYDWQIRNCYQKFLDYREEVLAWLMALDASFVLECMQFYVKRADRTSSQESSQVMRLGRVLDRTRRSATHKSIMRDLMMLENQLPLFLVQKLLEMQLGSQDKAEERLSNLVSLVCQESSPFMLKMRNSSRLCIKERGHILEVLYYSIVPAAAMDDSISKKNDDENVSLADSTCITRALKALWNVLSSLKISLAQLLSALSERVLKGRPVQLVTQLSTNLVSAFETLSIKRKDEKDEETDEERGYSTVEIPPTCDELEIPSTSATLYLPKLRLDSNTEVVLRNLLAFETSAAPGALIFTRYTDFMNGIIDTVEDVRLLRKSGITNTYFVHGSSSLCWPRGYFCF; encoded by the exons ATGGAATTAATGAAAGCAGATGAAGTAAAGTTGGATCGACATCTCTGGCTTATTCAAATCAAGGAAGGCCTGCAATTtcaggatgaggaagaagaagaaaaggagttATGTGTATCCGTTTTTGGTGTGCCCAAGGAGCTGTTGACAGTAACGCCAGAAGCATATATTCCGCAGTGCGTCTCCATTGGACCTTATCACCATTGGAGGTCCCAACTGTTCGAAATGGAGAGATACAAAATAGCTGCTGCGAAAAGATTTGAGAGGACGATAACCGGTAAGTTCGAAGCTGTAGTGGAAGAGATTAAGAAGTACGACTGGCAAATCAGGAACTGCTACCAGAAATTTCTTGACTACAGGGAGGAAGTCCTTGCATGGCTCATGGCTCTGGACGCGTCGTTCGTGCTCGAGTGCATGCAGTTCTACGTCAAACGAGCGGATCGCACTTCTTCGCAAGAGTCATCCCAGGTGATGCGATTAGGCAGAGTTTTAGATAGAACTCGCAGAAGTGCAACCCACAAATCAATTATGAGAGATCTGATGATGCTCGAGAATCAGTTACCTTTGTTCCTCGTGCAGAAGCTGCTAGAAATGCAGTTGGGTTCTCAAGATAAGGCGGAAGAAAGGCTCTCCAATCTGGTGAGTCTCGTCTGTCAAGAATCGTCGCCATTTATGTTGAAGATGCGGAATAGTTCAAGGCTGTGCATAAAAGAGAGGGGTCACATATTGGAGGTGCTATACTACTCTATTGTCCCTGCAGCAGCAATGGACGATAGCATTTCTAAGAAGAATGATGACGAGAATGTCTCTTTGGCGGACTCAACCTGCATAACGCGTGCTCTGAAAGCTTTATGGAACGTTCTCTCCTCGTTAAAAATCAGTCTTGCTCAACTCTTGTCGGCACTCTCTGAGCGTGTCTTAAAAGGGAGGCCTGTCCAGTTGGTGACGCAGTTGTCCACGAATCTTGTCTCTGCTTTTGAAACTCTATCCATTAAGCGCAAAGATGAAAAGGATGAGGAAACAGATGAGGAGAGAGGATATTCCACAGTGGAAATTCCTCCAACATGTGACGAACTAGAAATTCCCTCG ACTAGTGCAACTCTTTATCTTCCCAAATTGAGGTTGGATTCCAACACAGAAGTAGTTCTCAGAAATCTGCTGGCTTTCGAAACTTCGGCGGCTCCTGGCGCTCTGATCTTCACTCGCTACACTGATTTCATGAACGGCATCATCGACACAGTCGAAGATGTTCGGCTGCTGCGAAAGAGCGGTATAACAAATACATATTTCGTTCATGGCAGCTCCTCACTGTGTTGGCCGCGGGGATACTTCTGCTTCTGA